The sequence ACAGTCATCCCCTGATGTAACTGGTGTGGTTTTATCTAGGTAAAGTAGGAGTTAGTCTTATTATGTTGCTAAATAAAATCCTAGTAACTTAGGAGGGTAGTGCTTAATCCTTCTGTAAGATTCTCTAAAATTAAATTACCTGCTCCAAGTACCTCCCTCACTCTCTGCATGTTGTCTCCTACTCACCTGCTCAGCAGCCGAGTTCTGGGATCTGCTTGGGACACTTAAGAGACCCAGGAAAAGGAGAATCACTGGAACCTGCATGCCTGAAGCTACAGAGCAAGAACATGACAAAAGCACTTTGAGCAACAGAGCAAATACATCTCTACCACTGCTATTGACTCTCCCTGGTTGTGACAGGAACTGCAGTAACACatgctgctgcttgtcctgccTGGTTGTGAAACACACACCTGATCGTAGCTGGGttttcttctctagtttgaagtattcatccagcctgaccccagTGGCTTCAAAACTGGGCAGCCACACACATGCCTGGGTGTGCCTGAGCACAAAAGCAGATGTGTGTGGCCCAAACCACGCTGATGCTGGCAGTTACTGAGTGCCAAGGTCAAGAGAGGCACTAATTAGTACCTTCTGAGTTGTAGGTTTTAAGAAGTTCAATATTTTGTTTATAAAAGGTAGCAAATCCATACTGATGAATAGGTCAGAAGACAAAAGTGACTGTGTGTTGCTCTGCTATACAAGTTACCTGCCTCAAGCAGTAGTTTCTCATATTCCTTGTGCCTGCATGTACCTGGAAGGCTGCATAGCCCATATGTGTCCTTTGGGTCTTTTTTGCAGTTTGATGAAGTGAGAGTGGAACTTTCTTGAAAGGGGCAAGGAGTAAATACCTAACACTGAGCTAGATCTAAAGAGGTGGAAGACAGAGCTTGGTTTATCCAATCTCTttgagggaggtgggagagaaGTACCAAACTCCCCAAAGCTGTTCTTGGTGGACTTCACTTTGAATCCCTCCAGCACTGGCAGATGTGGCCCTTCCAGACAGCTCTGTCTGGTCCAAAGGGCAGCAAGTAACAGAGGGTTTCACTGTGGGTAAACCAGAGCTACTGCACCAGTGTCATGCCCCCAAGAGCAGACGCCACTGAGGCTGCTCTGAAGCAATGTTTATATAGATTCCCAGAAATTAAAGGAAGAGGGTTGTATTTAACTAACCCCTGTGAAGTAGGGGGAAACATGTGTTTCAGATTAACTTCAGCTCTAAAGAAAACATGCCTGCTGGTAGAAATACAACTTAGCCACACAGCTACAGCAGCCCCGCTTCAGGACCCGGTGTTCAGGCAGAGGTTTTGCTTCAGCGAGAGGCagttccctcttccccttccctcttcttctagAGGTTGTTCTGCCTTGGAGAACAAGGTGTCACAGTGGAGGCTTTAAGTTTTCAACTATGTTTAGGCAGTGTAACACAGAAGTGGTACCCTCCTTCCCTGTGCACTTGGATCCTGTGACCTGCTGCTATCCTAGCTATTGAGTAGATGAGGTATTCTGGTGCAGAAGATGGGAATCAAGAGGATTTAGTATACTGGAACAAAGCAATGCAGTTTCCAACACCCAGTGATGTTGGGATTGCTCGTATCATTGCAGAGTTTTACAGTGAACAGGCACCATGCTGAAAGAGAGATGGCAGAAGCCCTGTGTGAGTTGAAGTGTAAACAGTTAGTGAGGGCTTTGTGGGGATGCTTGCACCAAGCAGAACTCTTGCATGCTGAGCTGAAGAGGTTTGGCCCCATCTAGTTTAGAGATGAAGGTTTTCCATGGAGCATAACCttttctctggaaaaaaaaaaatagtaaaaaataAGTAAGTCTCAACACAACCTCTGCCTCCAACTCCACCAAgctcctgggagcaggagagaggagattgttTTTGCAGAGCTGTATTGTTTTTGCCAGTACTGTCACCAGCTTCATATTTCTCACACTTTGCCAAAAAAACAATTTCCATTTGAAAAAGACAAAAGCCTTTTGCATTTGAATTGGCCTGAACATCTGGATTCTATTTGCATGTCTCACAGCCCACAGCcaaaaatgcagagaaaagaATTTGGTTGGACAGAGGTGGGATGGTTTCAGGCATGATATTAAAATCCATGGCTGCCTTTAAAGAGAAGCAAAGGAGCAAGAGCATGCAGCATGGGGTGTTACAGTCAGGAAGGTACAGGAAGAAGACTTTAAGAAATGAGCTAAGAAGGAACTTTGTGTCTGGGAATTGTCTATTTGTAAAGCCCTGCAGGTGCAAAGGAAATCTTTTGCTTTCCATCCATAGCAGTATAAGTCTCACATCATTTATAAACACTTCTGATTTTAGGGGTGCAATGAAACATCATCCATGAGCTCAGACTGCTCCCTGTGATTGCTCCACCCCTGAAGCACCTTGCAGCCACTAGCTCTAGAGAATGTGACTGTCACCAAAACTGTTTGACTGTCACCAAGAAAAAGCctgttcccagctgcagcacagacccTAGAAGGATAGAAAACCACCTCAGATCCCAAGCACCGTGCAGCCCCAGAGGCAGAGGTGCACCCAAGGATGCTGGTGGCTCCCAACCCTTGGTGAGATCTCTGATATGGTGAGAATCCCACCCTGGAACACCTGCAGCTGAACCATTCTTGCTGTTTCCCAGGTTCTCCaagagctccccagcccctgccctctgctcccctcgcTGCTGGCACCGAGtgaggctgagctgcccttACCTCGGGCTCCTCTCGCTGCTGTCGCAGGCTCCCAGCGGGTGTAAGTCGAGGACAGTGCGGGTTTGGTGCAGCCACATCTGCTTTTTGctgcttcccccagcccagccttcgGCAGGCTTCAGGTTACAGCTTACCAGAGCTGTCTTAAAGTGCTCTGCTCCCATTTTCCACTGCTGCCACCTTCCCACTGAATTGCAGTAAGTTTTTAACCCTTCTTAACAACCCCAAAGTGCTCCTTGCAGTAAGGGCAGTCGAGGGGGTAAGGCAGAGGTCAGAGAGGCAGAAGCTTCCTGCCCTGTTAGGGCAAGTCTTTTATCCCCACAGTTGGGCCATATGTCACATAAGGGAATTTCTTCTATCTCAGAGGCATGGTTAATGCAGCAGTGTTTAGTGGATTTATGGATTTATGTCCAGGATTTAATGGAGAGAGACTCATAAAGTGGAAGCAGGTTTCTGTTGCTGTTTAGAGCAATTAAGGGGAGGATGTCCAGAATTGGTTCTACCCAGTGATAGTTACTAGTTAACAAATTGTTAGCATAATTGGCTTGAAGGTTTTGGCTGAAAATAGACTAAAAGGCTAAGGGTTCTTGGTATAAAAAAGATGGATTAAGGGAATGTTGTAGTTGCTTACAGGAGAGTAAATAAtctggagaagggagaggggcagaggggtttCAGTATTTTTGTGATGGAAGATCCCAGGGGAGCACTCATCAGGGCACATTCAAGAGAGTATTGTATTTTTCACAAGTATTACATTGTAAAACTCCTTGTAACTAGATAAGGAAGGAGATGAAAGATAAATAAGGAGGGGGGTTaataaacccaacccaaatcagtGGAAGGCAGTTCCATTGAAGGCTAACAATGGTCAGATGTCGCATCAGActcagcagctgggcagtgcaAGCAGAGGACTGTTGGTTTTCCTTGTCCCTAGGCattcttggctttttttttttcccccagtcatTAGTTACTGGCTAATGAGGGAGCCAGGGTATTGGGCTAACTGGAACTGTTTGCCTACTTGGAAATGCTAAAAGTAAATTCTAGCCACCAGTAGTGCCCTCAGTCTAGGCTTGCACTGGGACACCCCTTTTTGGGCAGCCACTAACTGATAATGAGGAGTTACAtgtgctggcactgagctcacaGAGGCCCTCAGCAAAGAGGAAGGGATGGGTGTAGAGAAGCACTAGCTGTCTGATTTTGCAAGCCAGGAAAGCAAATCAGGTAGTCTGCCCTGTCATTAGCGCTTCAAAGGTGACCCTTTCTAacaaggagaggagcagctccactTTCCACTgcttctcagcctgctctgtgagAAACTGTCTGCAGACAGATGTTTGTACTTGTTAATCTTCCATCACTGGCCCAAGAATAGGGGTGTTGGCTGTGGAGATGTCTCCTGGTGGTTTTCAcctctgtttttttttgggtgccTTATTTGTGGTATTAAAATGCCATTCGTGGAAGGACCCCCTAGAGAGAGGTTTTCCATCTCATTTGTGTCTTCAAACAAAACCCAGGTTTGGTTTTAAACCATTTAAATCAGAGTGGCAATTGCATGGGATGTTATTACAGAGCAGAGCAAGCTTTATTCCTGTGGGTGAAGGGTATCCCAGAAATGATGCATTGTGCTCATCTAAATGCAAGGGCTTGAATCAGTTCTGTTAAATCAATGCAAACATTCCAGCGCTCTTCAGGTTTGGGTGTGTGACAGTATGCAGGCAATATGCTGTCTGCACAGTGTTCATCAGTGCTGGGGAAGTCCTGATCATGTTCATGGGAATTGGCTCTAGCAagttaaacaaaaagaaaggcatCTAATATTAAAgatactgatactgtgatactgggtgCTTAATATTCTCAGGCAGTGATGCAGATGAGCTGTAGAGCAGACACCCTGTGCCAGTCATCTCTGTTCAGAACAGAGCTCAGTCAGAATGAAAGCTTAGCAATGCAAAATGGAAACTCCTGAGCAGAGACCTTCCTATCACTTTGCATTTTACAAACTGCCTCTCCTGGAGAGCTGATGGAGTGAAAAGGAGTCGTAAGGTTGGTGCTCCTGGTAATTTGTTGAGCAAAGCACAGCCGTGGAGGGCTGCTGTACTGTCAAATAAGATGAAATTAATAGTTTGACAAGAATAGcttggaggaggagggatggcAGAAAGATGGGACATAGGAAATAAGAACCAAGCTGTTCAGGAAACAAGGAGGGGCAAGAGCTGTCGATAAAGGGggagctggagggcagaggCATAAAGGAGGAGACTGGCACTGAGATTGCAGTAGCCAAAGCAAGACTTACCTAAGGCAGGAGATGGTATTCCAGAATGTTAGGAATGAATCTGTATAAATAAATAAGCTGAAGTGTTCCCTGTGGGCTAGAGCTATGCCCTCACAGTAGGGCTGAATTCTTGTGGGCTTACTTGTTAAAATTGCACAGCCCCATAATTACAGCCTCTTTTTGAAGGCTATGTGTCACTGCCTTGGTTAGAGGGGTAGACATTATCTTTAACTGTTCTTCCCCTTTTAGACTGCAAGAGATGTGTAATTGCAGGTTTGAGCCAGGACTTTCTATTCCCCAAAGTCCTTTGCATCCCCAAAATTCATGGTTAGTGAGTCAGTCCTCCTCTGATTCCAGCAGATGGTGCAGACTATTCAGGGACGGAGGCTCCCAGAAGcattctgctccttcctctgagGGAAGGCAGACTTCCCGAGCCAGGAGAgcactgccaggaggatggcCCCGGTGCTCCCTAACTGCTACTTCACACAGACAGAGCACCATCCTTCTTACccagaagctgagggagctcaggAGCAGAATCCACTATGGACAGCAGTTGTTTGGTGCAGAAATAGCTGCAGTGTGGTAGGCTATGGTGAGTTAGACTAACAGTTTTAAGTGGCAGGATGGCTTGGAGGGGCTCAGGGGTTCCTAAATATTTTTCACTGTAGCTTGTTTCAGATGTGCATTGCTACCTCAGAACATGGacccagggagctgtgcccaTCTCAGAtgaaagagaagctgaagagaTGTTGCCTTTTGCCACAAGAGGCCCAAAACAGCTACAGGTGTCAAAATCTGCCCCTCCTTCCCCTGGAACCTGTCCCAGCCATCCATAGCATTGTGTTGTGGAGCCAGGAGTGTCTGACTAGAACAAATTAGAGGTAGCAGTTGCCAAGTCAGCACCTTTGAACCTCCTAGTAGATACCATCAGTGGTCAGATTTTGCCCAAGAGCAAGGTTAGAGACTCTCACATCCCTGCTTATTGTGGCATTGCTGCTCACAGGCAAAActccctcctgtccctctgccaCCCAGCTCATGCCCCAATGCAAGGAGCTGTGCCCATTTCCCAAAGCCAGCTATGACCCAGTGAGTGTTCTCTGCACACCCTGCAGCTGGGATGCCCAAAGCTTAGTTGGCTCCATCCTTGGACAGTCTTGACATCTCTCAGCCCCTGTGGTCCTTGATGATGAGGTGCAGCCAACAGCTTTGCAGGAGGCCTTCTCTTTTCATCTGTCACGCCCAgacctttttcctcccccccaagtCTTTGCAGTTACTCAAGTCCTGtgcccttttccctttctctgttgGGTCTTTCAATGCAACACTAAGCAAATAcattctgctttcctctttatTGTTCTGCCAACATAAAAATTACTAAAAAACACTTTACAAAACATGTCCTGAAAAATCTAACCTCACCCAAGAACCCAGTTTCCCTGGAAAAGGGCTGGAGATAAGCATCCAAAGGGGTTTCCCACTGCAGACCTTCCCCCTTCAGATCCCAAAAGGCAAGGAGTGGGAAAATGGAATCTTGGAAAGAGCCTGTGCCTGGAAATAACTGTGATGCATCCTAGAGAAGACAAGTGTTAGCAGTCTAGATGAGCTAGAGGTCATTTTCTAGGTGGGTACAGACGGTTTGCAGAGGAACACTCTGAGGGAGACGTTCACAGGAACTGCGGAAGGAAGAGCCACATTAATAGCTCTGGCTGTTGTCCAAGCTGCCAGATGCTAATGATGATTCCAGGCTACAGGGGACTCTAATAAGAGCTTAATGAAGACTCTAATAAGAGTCTGGGGACATGGAAGTCTCCCgggactgagagccctggaagagAAATCCAGGCAGAGCAAGATACTCAGGTTCAACAGAGGGGaacctcagcctggagaagctcaTCAAGGATAGAATGGGCTATCCCAGGACTGGTCTCTAGGGATCTGtaaaggaaaacagcaagagatTGCCTCCTCTGGCTCAGAGAAAGGTCCTCAAGGACTGGAGGCCTCTCTTAGCTGGTCCAAAGGGTCAGGTAGCAGTCCCAGAACACTTAGGCTCTGCTCCTGTCTTATTTGGGCATGGGGTGCTCATTGACATCTGCTGCTTCACGTGAGTCCCATGGGTCCTttagctggggagcagcactggggttgGGGTTCTGAACACTGCCTATGAAAAGGGGGATGCCTGTTTGATCTTCAAAGATAATGAAGACAAAGGGGCGGTCGAGGCTGAAGGCAGAGACTGAGCGTGAAATCGCAACACTGGTAGCAGCAGATGCTTCCACCCCATCTTCCTTAAGCGCCAAGGTAGACTGATGCTGTATGCTGGAGACAAGGAGAGGCTCTTCTGTGATCTTCTGAAGATCTGGGCTTGTGAAGAGCTCCTGGAGGCCTACAGAGAAATGAGACTAAGTTAACCTTTCCCAGTTGGTGCCACCAgctctgatttttttctcaAAGCTGCCCAAAGCAAGCAATTCCCTAATCTGTTGCCATGTGTGTTGTCCATCATGAGGACTGGAGaactggcaggcagcagaaacaAAAGCTGCAACCCAGCCAGGTTCCCCACTCCTTCTCTGTGTGAAGAGCTGAGGGTGCCAAAACCAGAAGGGTGTTCACAAGCTTTGTCCGCTCCTTTTAGAATAGCAGCAGAAGTACCCAAAGCCTTCCTTAAGAAGCAGCACCAAGCATGAAGGTTCTTTCTCGCTAGGCTGGAAAGCCTTTTACAGAGATttttagttgttgtttttttcttaagcAATTCTGCAAACCAAAGTGAACTCTTAATTTATTCTCAGCTGGAAATgcagtgtgtggtggtttattTCTGTAAGCTGTCAGCTCCAGGTTTTGTgatctgccttctctctgctggcaATTTCCGTGTCCTGGACACCATGTTAAACAGCAGAGTGAAAAGCTGAAGGCTGATGCATGGGAAGAAGTTGGTCTTGGCTTCAAAAAAGGGGGGATAGGAAGAATCTTGTAAAGTCTGTGAGGAGCTGTGAACGCTGCCTTCTCGGTAGTATCATCTTGTTGGAGCAAAACATTTGGTGCTAGGCAGGCAAAGAgtaaggaggaggagagaagtgaGAGAGAGGAGAGTTTGGATGTTATCTGGAGCAAGCTGTGAGGCACAGCTTTAGAAACAAGGGTGGCAGTTTTTAGTGTCAGTGAGCAGATGCCATGGAGAGGGATCAGCTTCACTTACTCGGTGCAAATCCTGATAGAGGCCTTACCCATTTGACTGAGAACCTTGTTGAGTTCCAGCTGGTAGTCCAGTTTTATCTTGGGGATCTTCACTGTGGTGGGTACCTCTCTGGGAAAAAGCCTGCATAGTTGTTTGTAAGGGAAGTTCTCCAGCACATGAAGGGTATTCCAAGTGTACTGGTTTGGTACAATGACCACAAAACTCATGTTACTCTTAAAGGGGAACTTGGCCACCtggaaataaaaccaaccaaaagcatTTATGGCAGAGGAAAGTCAGTCTAGAAAGTGATGCATTCGATGTAGTCTTTTTCTAGTTGGACTACAGAGCCAATCTAGCTGTGGGATGAAAAGAGCCtggtgggaaggagggagctgAGACAGCTTGTTGGAATGGCAGCATTAAATTTCAGTTCTTAGCCACTGACTGGTGGAAGTTGAACACATGGCAAAATGGAAGcccacattcacagaatcatagaatcaagcaggttggaaaagacctcagagatcatcaagtccaaacctattacctaatacctaacacctcctgacaactaaaccatggctccaagtgccacatccaatccttttttgaactcctccagggacagggactccaccacctccctgggcagcacatcccaatggccaattactctttctgggaagaactttctcctcacctcgagcctcaacttcccctggcacagcttgagactgtgtcctcttgttctgctttgCACCCCCTCTGGCAGTAGCTGAAGTCTGAAGGGCTCCAACAGTGCACTGAGAGAATTCCTTTCCCTATTTCCTTACTTATCTTTAACTCAGGGCTTTACAACTCCATTAATTTCCACTTaggctgagcatctctgtggggtttttttgctgaagATTGAGAGTAAAGCTTCAACATTCTTGCTAAAAGCAAGGGCAAAGGATGCTTattaattttgtgtgtgtgtgtgtgttctgttCCTGTTGAAAGATTTTATTTCAAGAGAATAGTTGCAGCCAGTGAAATGCAATAGCAAGAGGAAATTCCAGTCAAATGCTTGCAGTGCTCCTAATAGAGCCCCACCTGAATGTCCTGGGACTCCAGTGTAAACCAGCTCAAGGAGTACTTCTGGGCTTTCATCATCTCGACTGGGACTACGAAATCATCGTTAAGGTGGAAGACATCTGGCCCAGTCAAGCTGGCATCAAACTGATTCCTCCAAAACCCtaccaaaataaaaatgttagaTATTAACAAAGTTACATTTGAGCAGGAAATCAGAAACTGCCTGGCTAACACTGCTTCTCCTATCATgagtgctccagcagggcagataGTGACCAGGCAAGTAGAAATACAGCATAGAGAAATCAGtaccaaggctggaaaagccttAACAGGCAGGAAGCTCTTATCTTCCAGAGAAGGCCTTTGGAATAACAAAAAGAACAAGGTTTAATCCTCCTGCCTCAGAGTGGGAGATTACTGAAGGCTGTGAAGATAAAGGTAATGGATGTTTGTGCTTTGAAAATGAAGAGTACTGCCTTTGTGCTGTGTAGGGTGAAACCCTGCTCCAAGACCTAGCTAAAACGGCTGCAGTTTTACACTGGAAGTGCTTGATCTGTGTTTTGATGCACAACCCTTGGGGAATTGAAAGAGGAAGATGTGCCTGACCACTGTGCTGTAGCTGCCTTTGAGCTCTATGGTTGGTGTGTAGTGAGTTGCGTGTGACCTGCTTAAGATGAACAAAGGTGGCTGCTGAACCAGGAGGCAAAAAATACTGCAGGTTCTGGCTCTGCTTGCCCAGGAACAATTTTAGCACATATGAAACAGTTGGGAATCATTACTGCAAAGAAATCTAAGCAAGAGGAACAGCAGATGTACAAGAACAAGCAGATTGAGTAGCAGGAAGTGAGGAAAGGAGATGCCATTGCTTGGAGGAGAAAATGAGTAGATCTCTAACTGTTCCTCATGAAAAGTAAAGCCTGTGGAGCTCACCATGGAAATGGATTGCATTGAGCAAGAGCATCACTGtgtttgcagggagctgctgcaggaatgtGGGTATTTGCCCATTAGTTGCTTCCTTTACCCACTTGTTTATGGCTATGAGGTCATCCTTACTGATCCCAGAAAGGGTCACGGGCTTTGCTCCATAGAATTTCTCTGAATCCTCCAAGAACTTCTCTTTGACCTCAAATCctggcagaggggaagaattcTACATTAAACCAtcagacactgaaaaaaaatttaaaatctaCCCAGTGGCTCAGGCA is a genomic window of Dryobates pubescens isolate bDryPub1 chromosome 13, bDryPub1.pri, whole genome shotgun sequence containing:
- the SERPINF2 gene encoding alpha-2-antiplasmin, which encodes MNHPRNMVSLWALRLLCLSALHSHLRFSPAQAIEQKRLFLDRDGKLKDLKGDGDVESALLGAIPPVPNPELAQVTQDNFQGFDGPMLPFPTTLPGTGNDWNPDDAVLAGTVGCDDQQPFGEFFSSEEEGEAEDNSCEMTSKKSQRLADGLMRFSIDLLREVQLESNSTNVILSPLGIALALSHLALGAANETEKHLLEVMHLESVPCLHHMLGTLRSRLTGSTLSLASRLYLQKGFEVKEKFLEDSEKFYGAKPVTLSGISKDDLIAINKWVKEATNGQIPTFLQQLPANTVMLLLNAIHFHGFWRNQFDASLTGPDVFHLNDDFVVPVEMMKAQKYSLSWFTLESQDIQVAKFPFKSNMSFVVIVPNQYTWNTLHVLENFPYKQLCRLFPREVPTTVKIPKIKLDYQLELNKVLSQMGLQELFTSPDLQKITEEPLLVSSIQHQSTLALKEDGVEASAATSVAISRSVSAFSLDRPFVFIIFEDQTGIPLFIGSVQNPNPSAAPQLKDPWDSREAADVNEHPMPK